One region of Bacteroidia bacterium genomic DNA includes:
- a CDS encoding fibronectin type III domain-containing protein, producing MKLSKYISFFIAFLLVSGSTGVLAQTTFSFGKQPDNTTATTGNTGLADVFVGGGGGSWTLKSPGNTSLGHYTELRGIPGVNSTINSITGTYVNSPGTLFTLEYDVLFNNGTGDWYTFIGTGTSFLPGYNGPFSGSETFAGIRYSSVEGVITVSLRSAQSWKSSGITMSPNTPYRITFVCNNSEGTYPYNGGGSSVGAGRYDIWVNGVLVDNEVVRTHPAFAGKDISTFKVYGNNSGAKDYAIVLDNIREYNTAVMPLQCPKPISLTANSIAQTSAVLSWAHHNMSQPTYVVPDSQVIRWRKVGGGAWNSQNIAGNASNFNATGLQMSTQYEWNITTYKGEEYYSNASTFTTASCSVNIFPWVHDFSSNNSCWATNDVVGTSTNWTFNASLISPTLAPTYGNTIARFNSRGTTSGDAEMLISPVLDFSSLTNPVLEFSYSQDAGFPTRNEDLFVVVSVNNGPFSDTVRAVTRVKAGSAVWSLNGAGLDDYAGVSNVRLGFLAVSKNGSNLGLDMVRVFNASCPVPNHLVASSIGSDTAVLSWTTVIPSDTFAVMYREVGTNPWTIRLMYNPSNSLNVSHTIADLQPGITYQWRVRTSCDDVMYNYTNAEFFTTNAGCRMPYSLNNTGITQTGATLNWNHPGADTFYIAYRMVGNPTWSYAYSATNSYSLGGLSIATSYQWRVRAKCSGYPLTNFASAIIFTTNSPKTLNIPAATVYPNPTSNAVVLNFQASSENYTIQVRDNLGRTVRTLNGQANLGNNTVEMNLEQPAGIYFIEIQAGSTPQNIKVVVQ from the coding sequence ATGAAACTCTCAAAGTACATTTCTTTTTTTATTGCCTTTTTGCTCGTGTCGGGTTCGACCGGAGTTTTGGCACAGACTACGTTTAGTTTCGGCAAGCAGCCGGATAACACAACTGCTACAACGGGTAATACCGGTTTAGCTGATGTTTTTGTTGGTGGCGGTGGCGGTTCTTGGACACTTAAAAGTCCCGGAAATACCTCTTTAGGGCACTATACGGAATTACGTGGAATCCCGGGTGTAAATTCAACCATCAATAGTATCACCGGAACATACGTTAATAGCCCGGGGACTTTATTCACATTAGAGTATGATGTTTTATTTAACAATGGAACCGGAGATTGGTACACCTTTATCGGAACCGGTACTTCATTCTTACCGGGCTATAATGGCCCATTTAGCGGATCAGAAACATTTGCAGGCATTCGATATAGTTCTGTTGAAGGGGTCATAACCGTTAGCCTTCGTTCTGCTCAAAGTTGGAAATCTTCCGGAATTACGATGAGCCCAAATACGCCTTACCGAATAACCTTTGTTTGCAATAATAGTGAAGGTACCTACCCTTACAATGGTGGCGGTAGTTCTGTTGGAGCAGGCCGTTATGATATTTGGGTTAATGGCGTTTTGGTAGATAATGAGGTGGTTCGTACACATCCTGCCTTTGCCGGAAAAGATATTTCAACGTTTAAAGTATATGGAAATAACTCAGGAGCTAAGGATTATGCTATTGTTTTAGATAATATTCGTGAATACAATACTGCAGTAATGCCTCTACAGTGCCCTAAACCTATATCCTTAACTGCTAATAGCATAGCCCAGACTTCGGCTGTTTTATCTTGGGCACACCACAATATGAGTCAACCGACCTATGTAGTGCCGGATAGCCAAGTGATTCGCTGGCGTAAAGTTGGTGGAGGTGCATGGAATAGCCAAAATATAGCTGGAAACGCATCTAATTTTAATGCTACCGGCCTTCAGATGAGCACTCAGTATGAGTGGAATATTACCACTTACAAAGGAGAGGAGTATTATTCAAATGCTTCAACGTTCACAACTGCAAGTTGTAGTGTAAATATTTTCCCTTGGGTACATGATTTTTCTTCCAATAATTCTTGCTGGGCTACAAATGATGTTGTTGGTACCTCCACTAATTGGACATTTAATGCATCTTTAATTAGCCCTACCTTAGCACCCACTTATGGCAATACAATAGCACGTTTTAATTCCCGTGGAACAACTAGCGGAGATGCAGAAATGTTAATTTCTCCAGTTTTAGACTTTTCTAGTTTAACTAACCCCGTTCTTGAATTTAGCTACAGCCAAGATGCCGGATTCCCGACACGCAATGAGGATTTATTCGTTGTAGTATCTGTCAATAATGGCCCATTTTCCGATACCGTTCGCGCCGTAACTCGTGTAAAAGCCGGATCTGCAGTTTGGTCTTTAAATGGTGCTGGCTTAGATGATTATGCCGGAGTTTCTAATGTTAGACTTGGATTTTTAGCCGTAAGCAAAAATGGTAGCAACTTAGGCTTAGATATGGTTAGAGTTTTTAACGCTTCCTGCCCTGTTCCTAATCATTTAGTAGCAAGTTCTATAGGATCTGATACAGCCGTTTTAAGTTGGACAACAGTTATTCCCTCAGATACTTTTGCTGTAATGTATCGTGAAGTTGGTACCAATCCTTGGACAATCCGTTTAATGTATAATCCCAGCAATAGCCTTAATGTTTCTCATACCATTGCTGACCTTCAGCCGGGGATAACTTATCAATGGAGAGTACGCACCTCTTGTGATGACGTTATGTATAACTACACTAACGCTGAGTTCTTTACAACTAATGCCGGTTGTCGTATGCCCTATTCTCTGAATAACACAGGGATCACCCAAACTGGCGCAACTCTCAACTGGAATCATCCGGGAGCAGATACTTTCTATATTGCCTACCGTATGGTAGGGAATCCCACATGGAGCTATGCTTATTCTGCCACCAATAGTTACAGCTTAGGCGGCCTATCAATAGCTACTTCTTATCAATGGAGAGTACGTGCAAAATGTAGCGGTTATCCCCTAACAAACTTTGCATCTGCAATTATATTTACAACTAATAGCCCAAAAACATTGAATATTCCTGCCGCTACAGTGTATCCTAACCCAACATCTAACGCCGTTGTCTTGAATTTCCAAGCTTCTTCTGAAAACTATACTATTCAGGTACGCGATAATTTAGGTAGAACTGTTCGTACATTGAATGGGCAAGCTAACCTCGGAAATAATACCGTTGAAATGAATTTGGAACAACCTGCCGGTATATATTTCATTGAAATTCAGGCTGGTAGCACTCCTCAAAATATAAAAGTTGTAGTTCAATAA
- a CDS encoding sulfite exporter TauE/SafE family protein, which yields MSFELGSELWWLLFLAVFIGNFVEAVAGFGSVLIALVIALLVTSDINLALAWLVPLNMGLSILILLQNYKDVALRYLFIQLIPLLFLGFLGGSYLSSALPSAILKKIFGLLIIALSLRSLMQSIENNSLTKSIRYFWLILGGIVHGLFSTGGPMVVFVVSQTNFNKKQFRATLAALWVILNSLMVFRLTYFNDLNMSTLKTSLSLLPALLCSVLAGSYLFHKISEKSFRRVIYLLLLFAGIMFLIR from the coding sequence ATGAGTTTTGAGTTGGGGTCAGAATTGTGGTGGCTGCTATTTTTAGCCGTCTTTATAGGTAATTTTGTTGAAGCAGTTGCCGGATTTGGGAGCGTTTTAATTGCATTAGTCATAGCATTATTAGTAACTTCAGATATTAATCTTGCCTTAGCTTGGCTTGTTCCGCTAAATATGGGGCTCAGTATTTTGATTTTGCTACAGAACTATAAAGACGTGGCACTACGCTATTTATTTATCCAGCTAATACCGCTGTTATTTTTGGGCTTTTTAGGAGGAAGCTATCTAAGTTCTGCATTACCCTCAGCAATACTAAAAAAAATATTTGGTCTATTAATCATTGCTTTAAGCCTTCGTTCATTGATGCAAAGCATTGAAAATAATTCACTTACAAAAAGTATTCGTTATTTTTGGCTAATATTAGGTGGTATCGTTCATGGATTGTTTTCTACCGGAGGCCCAATGGTAGTTTTTGTTGTTAGTCAAACAAATTTTAATAAAAAACAATTTCGGGCAACTTTAGCTGCGCTTTGGGTCATTCTTAATTCCTTAATGGTTTTTCGATTAACTTATTTTAATGACCTGAATATGAGTACTTTGAAAACATCTCTAAGTCTATTACCTGCATTATTATGCAGTGTTTTAGCCGGAAGCTACTTGTTTCATAAAATATCAGAGAAATCTTTTCGGCGTGTAATATATTTGTTATTGCTTTTTGCCGGAATTATGTTTTTAATTCGATAA
- a CDS encoding SpoIIE family protein phosphatase, whose protein sequence is MFSHWVRGVILGLSLFLNFKSLGQNELTWANALAQKKGSINLIHSDYYPYTYRQHFNSTWIGIDQEILQEFQKFCIKKYGVYLTINQIYQPNFSQILPSLKNEHPNTIAIGSLSITEERKKQVDFTIPYMPDVDFLVTGRNIPIANSQTTLLNLLSGKIALLIKGTTLEEGIRNLTANYALAVQYKDCENIKSLTREILNNPDGFCYMEFSRYLNLIREGKILNRQDFFMLKREGYAFALPKSSDWKIPLNEFIADSSYTNTLNSIITKYLGSNIAKIILKTYDNDSSLLNKQYDILLAEKNIQRLQLVEQELALHKGMATRSYLISSIVIGIVFLIGLIYRNRYVSKNKAELLKKNQEIIFAKNELEQKKHETETQRDQLANALETVTVLSNIGRQLISQRSIEPILISVYQHVNKMIPAQEFTIGLIEQNHRQLQIPFCVMNGQRMQISPITLDQDNRLSVICYKQKRDFLMGNVSQEIHQYISNKESYKQGDLFNSLLCIPLLAGTEPIGFLSVQSDLLYAYTEFHLNILKNLSLYIVTALGNAEAFAEIMAQKQFLQEEKKQREKMLQKLESAYEEITRVNSLLENDNLRKTTELLDAQKVQMAMLPEKTPDSKYFDVAYNMTPATEVGGDYFDYKQFNEEKLLVAIGDATGHGYRAGIIVATAKSYFQSLPANISLTDALATISAGIRSLNIRSIFMGMHLIRIEKDSFEIATAGMPSILHFQAKNNKWTQIIQKGMFLGTNFPEDFQVAKIPFETNDILIILSDGLIEMFNENKEQPDYEDIINYCSYLSTKNSETILYGLQRYAQTWMENTIQQDDITLAVIKKVIPE, encoded by the coding sequence ATGTTTAGCCATTGGGTAAGGGGAGTTATTTTAGGGCTTAGTTTATTCCTAAACTTTAAGTCTTTAGGCCAAAATGAGCTAACTTGGGCTAATGCTTTAGCGCAGAAAAAAGGAAGTATCAACCTAATTCATTCAGATTATTATCCATACACATATAGGCAGCATTTCAATAGTACTTGGATAGGCATAGACCAAGAAATTCTGCAAGAATTTCAGAAATTCTGCATCAAAAAATATGGAGTTTATCTGACAATCAATCAAATCTATCAACCCAATTTTTCCCAGATACTTCCTTCTTTAAAGAATGAACATCCCAATACTATCGCAATTGGCTCACTTTCTATCACAGAAGAACGAAAGAAACAGGTGGATTTCACAATCCCATATATGCCTGATGTGGATTTTCTGGTAACAGGTAGAAATATTCCCATCGCAAATTCTCAAACTACTTTATTAAACCTATTAAGCGGAAAAATAGCTCTACTTATAAAGGGAACAACCCTTGAAGAAGGCATCAGAAACTTAACCGCTAACTATGCACTTGCAGTTCAGTATAAAGATTGTGAAAATATCAAATCCCTTACTCGAGAGATTCTGAATAACCCTGATGGATTTTGCTATATGGAGTTTTCTCGTTATCTAAATCTTATCCGTGAGGGGAAAATCCTGAACCGGCAAGATTTCTTTATGCTAAAAAGAGAGGGTTATGCTTTTGCTTTGCCCAAAAGTAGCGATTGGAAAATCCCGCTAAATGAATTTATAGCAGATTCTTCATATACAAATACTTTAAATAGTATTATAACTAAATACTTAGGGAGCAATATTGCTAAGATTATCCTAAAAACTTATGATAATGATTCTTCGTTGCTCAATAAACAATATGATATTTTATTGGCCGAAAAAAATATCCAACGGCTGCAATTAGTAGAGCAGGAATTAGCCCTGCATAAAGGAATGGCTACCCGTTCTTATTTGATCTCATCAATCGTTATCGGAATTGTATTTCTGATAGGGCTTATCTACCGAAACCGGTATGTCAGTAAAAATAAAGCAGAACTACTTAAAAAAAACCAGGAAATTATCTTTGCTAAAAATGAATTAGAGCAAAAAAAGCATGAAACAGAAACCCAAAGAGACCAATTGGCTAATGCCTTAGAAACAGTAACTGTTTTGAGCAATATTGGCCGCCAGTTAATCAGCCAACGCTCCATAGAACCAATATTAATATCTGTTTATCAGCATGTTAATAAAATGATTCCGGCACAAGAATTTACCATTGGCCTGATTGAACAGAACCACAGGCAGCTTCAAATACCCTTTTGTGTTATGAATGGTCAAAGAATGCAAATTTCCCCAATTACCTTAGACCAAGATAACCGACTGAGTGTCATTTGCTATAAACAAAAACGTGATTTCTTGATGGGAAACGTTTCGCAAGAAATTCACCAATACATATCCAATAAGGAATCCTATAAGCAAGGAGACTTATTTAACTCCCTGCTGTGTATTCCGCTACTTGCCGGAACCGAACCCATTGGATTCCTGAGTGTTCAGTCTGATTTATTATATGCTTATACTGAGTTTCATCTCAATATATTAAAAAACCTATCGCTCTATATCGTTACTGCCTTGGGTAATGCAGAGGCTTTCGCTGAAATTATGGCACAGAAACAGTTTCTGCAAGAAGAAAAAAAACAACGAGAAAAAATGCTCCAAAAGTTAGAGTCCGCTTATGAAGAAATTACCCGCGTCAATTCTTTATTAGAAAATGATAATTTGAGAAAAACCACTGAACTTTTGGATGCTCAAAAAGTTCAAATGGCAATGCTCCCTGAAAAAACACCTGATTCTAAGTATTTTGACGTTGCCTATAACATGACCCCTGCTACAGAAGTAGGGGGAGATTATTTTGACTATAAGCAATTTAACGAGGAAAAATTGTTAGTAGCCATTGGAGATGCAACCGGGCACGGCTACCGTGCCGGAATCATAGTCGCAACAGCCAAAAGCTATTTCCAGTCTTTACCAGCCAATATTTCATTAACAGATGCCTTGGCTACTATTTCAGCCGGTATCAGAAGCCTAAACATCCGCTCTATCTTTATGGGAATGCACTTAATTCGGATAGAAAAAGATTCTTTTGAAATAGCAACAGCCGGAATGCCCTCAATCCTTCACTTTCAAGCTAAAAATAATAAGTGGACACAAATCATCCAAAAAGGAATGTTTTTGGGTACAAATTTTCCAGAAGACTTCCAAGTTGCCAAGATACCCTTTGAAACCAATGACATTCTGATAATACTTTCTGACGGACTTATAGAAATGTTCAATGAAAATAAGGAACAACCTGATTATGAAGATATAATAAATTATTGTTCTTATTTATCAACCAAAAATAGCGAAACAATTCTTTATGGGCTACAAAGATATGCCCAAACGTGGATGGAGAATACGATACAGCAGGATGATATTACTTTAGCAGTTATTAAAAAAGTAATACCAGAATGA
- a CDS encoding class I fructose-bisphosphate aldolase: MSLNRIVELLGDSQAKYLLDYQTKAIDKSLIHLPGSDFVDRIWKDSDRNNPTLRNLQSLYNYGRLAGTGYLSILPVDQGIEHSAGASFAPNPAYFDPENIVKLAIESGCNAVASTFGVLAQVSRKYAHKIPFIVKINHNELLTYPNKFDQIMFGSVQDAWNMGAAAVGATIYFGSDESTRQIQEVAAAFEEAHSLGLATILWCYTRNNAFKTPEKDYHVSADLTGQANHIGVTIKADIIKQKLPENNGGFNALKFGKTHKKVYDTLTTDHPIDLCRYQVANCYMGRAGLINSGGAASGASDLAEAVTTAIVNKRAGGMGLILGRKAFQKPLKEGIEIVNAVQDVYLNTAVTIA, translated from the coding sequence ATGTCATTAAATCGAATTGTAGAGCTACTTGGAGATTCTCAGGCGAAGTATTTATTGGATTATCAGACAAAAGCCATAGATAAATCTTTGATTCATCTACCGGGTTCAGATTTTGTAGATAGAATTTGGAAGGATTCTGACAGGAATAATCCTACGCTACGGAATTTACAGTCTTTATACAATTACGGGCGTTTAGCCGGAACAGGGTATTTATCAATTTTACCCGTAGATCAGGGAATAGAGCACTCGGCTGGAGCATCATTTGCACCGAATCCGGCCTATTTTGACCCTGAAAATATTGTTAAATTAGCCATAGAATCCGGTTGTAATGCAGTGGCCTCTACTTTTGGCGTTTTGGCACAGGTCTCCCGAAAATATGCCCATAAGATTCCTTTTATTGTAAAAATAAATCATAATGAGCTACTTACATATCCCAATAAGTTTGACCAGATTATGTTTGGCTCTGTTCAAGACGCATGGAATATGGGAGCCGCTGCCGTTGGAGCTACTATTTACTTTGGCTCGGACGAATCTACTCGGCAAATCCAAGAAGTAGCTGCTGCTTTTGAGGAAGCACATAGCTTAGGGTTAGCTACTATTTTATGGTGCTATACCCGAAACAATGCCTTCAAAACACCCGAAAAAGATTATCATGTTTCAGCTGACCTTACCGGCCAAGCCAACCACATTGGTGTAACAATTAAAGCTGACATCATCAAACAAAAATTACCCGAAAACAACGGCGGCTTTAATGCACTTAAATTCGGCAAAACACATAAAAAGGTTTATGATACCTTAACAACAGACCACCCCATTGACTTATGTCGCTATCAAGTTGCAAACTGCTATATGGGCAGAGCCGGCTTAATCAACTCCGGTGGTGCAGCTTCGGGAGCGTCAGATTTGGCAGAAGCCGTAACTACTGCTATCGTAAACAAACGTGCCGGAGGAATGGGACTGATACTGGGCAGAAAAGCCTTTCAAAAACCATTAAAAGAAGGAATAGAAATCGTTAATGCCGTTCAAGATGTGTATCTAAACACAGCAGTTACTATCGCTTAA
- a CDS encoding acyl-CoA thioesterase, translated as MLKTFTQIRVRYAETDQMGVVYYGNYAIYLEVARTEWVRNLGLTYRELEDNYVTILPVVSLQIDYKKSATYDDLLTIETTIAELPSVKLIFDHKIYRESTLLATAKVVLVFVNKESKRPCKAPDIFIRKLAAILENSNEPK; from the coding sequence ATGCTGAAAACATTTACCCAAATCCGCGTACGATATGCCGAAACAGACCAAATGGGAGTCGTTTATTATGGGAACTACGCCATTTATTTAGAAGTCGCCAGAACAGAATGGGTGCGTAATCTCGGGCTAACTTACAGAGAATTAGAAGATAACTACGTAACAATACTTCCTGTAGTTTCGTTACAAATAGATTACAAAAAATCTGCTACCTATGATGACCTATTAACCATTGAAACCACTATTGCAGAACTACCTTCGGTAAAACTGATTTTTGACCACAAAATTTACCGTGAAAGTACCTTATTAGCAACAGCAAAGGTGGTTCTTGTATTTGTAAACAAGGAAAGTAAACGCCCCTGCAAAGCACCGGATATTTTCATCCGTAAATTAGCCGCTATTTTAGAAAATAGTAACGAACCAAAGTAA
- a CDS encoding T9SS type A sorting domain-containing protein, whose product NAGTYTVVAIANSCTSTTATKAVTVNSAPSASFTTVADTFYLPNGTVNFTNTSSGTGNSYSWAFGNGNSSTNTNPQTVYTAEGNYTVTLIATNNGCSDTTTKVIVVLQATALWGHNEISNFSVYPNPANEQLNIIWNQPESGHGLLTIYNLSGQLVYHQTVNGTAGKNSLVVNLEPFASGLYEVKLQQNGKTQMIKFRVIK is encoded by the coding sequence CAAATGCAGGCACTTACACCGTAGTAGCTATTGCAAACTCTTGTACGTCTACTACTGCAACCAAAGCTGTTACGGTAAATTCAGCCCCTTCCGCTTCTTTTACAACCGTAGCCGATACATTCTACTTACCAAATGGAACGGTTAATTTTACCAATACATCTTCCGGAACAGGAAATAGTTATTCATGGGCATTCGGAAACGGTAATAGCTCTACCAATACAAACCCACAAACCGTTTATACCGCAGAAGGCAATTATACCGTTACACTCATTGCTACTAATAATGGCTGTTCAGATACCACTACTAAGGTAATTGTGGTGTTGCAAGCTACTGCACTGTGGGGGCACAATGAAATTAGTAATTTCTCTGTTTATCCAAATCCTGCAAACGAACAACTAAATATCATCTGGAATCAGCCGGAATCCGGACACGGTTTATTGACAATATACAATCTATCTGGACAATTAGTTTATCATCAAACTGTTAATGGAACTGCTGGTAAAAATAGTCTTGTAGTTAATTTAGAGCCGTTTGCCAGTGGTCTCTATGAAGTTAAATTACAGCAAAACGGAAAAACTCAAATGATTAAATTTAGGGTAATTAAGTAA